A part of Terriglobus roseus genomic DNA contains:
- a CDS encoding DUF4410 domain-containing protein, with protein sequence MAERIVRMHAASTLVFAMLSTSVAIAQNKAEKLLVGDTKITVIAGYKGEAKLAAPAKIVVHDFDVPSEIITVDHSPASHVLSNSPIARMKGDAGQDQDPAAIAKKVQTAFSKTLLNDLKKTSIPSAGSPLGANPEEPAGTLIVRGDFITIKQGNKTTRMMIGLGRGASDVQAHVVISLLTDNGPILLSEFKVDAASGKKPGAVETMGVGSVATSAAAGAATDSKSSVEGDTARIANAVAKEMNTIMATQGWVASQPSGDKSQTPAQQAK encoded by the coding sequence ATGGCAGAACGTATTGTGCGCATGCATGCGGCTTCGACGCTTGTCTTTGCGATGCTCTCCACCAGTGTTGCCATTGCCCAGAACAAGGCTGAAAAACTGCTGGTAGGCGACACGAAGATTACCGTGATCGCTGGATACAAAGGCGAAGCCAAGTTGGCAGCACCAGCGAAGATTGTTGTTCATGATTTCGATGTGCCGAGCGAGATCATCACCGTGGATCATTCACCGGCGTCACATGTTCTTTCCAACAGTCCGATTGCGCGTATGAAAGGCGATGCCGGGCAGGACCAAGATCCTGCTGCGATTGCGAAGAAGGTGCAGACGGCGTTTTCTAAAACACTGCTCAACGATCTGAAGAAGACTTCTATCCCCTCAGCAGGATCACCACTTGGGGCGAACCCGGAGGAACCCGCAGGCACACTGATTGTGCGTGGAGACTTCATCACGATTAAGCAAGGCAACAAGACGACGCGCATGATGATTGGGCTGGGACGCGGTGCGAGTGATGTGCAGGCGCATGTGGTGATCTCCCTGCTGACAGATAACGGACCGATTCTGCTAAGCGAATTCAAAGTGGATGCCGCGAGCGGCAAGAAGCCCGGTGCCGTAGAGACGATGGGTGTTGGTTCCGTGGCAACCAGCGCTGCGGCAGGCGCAGCAACGGATAGCAAATCAAGCGTGGAAGGCGATACCGCGCGCATTGCCAATGCCGTTGCGAAAGAGATGAACACCATCATGGCTACGCAGGGTTGGGTTGCTTCTCAGCCGAGTGGTGATAAGTCACAAACTCCAGCGCAACAAGCGAAGTAA
- a CDS encoding nitrite/sulfite reductase: protein MVDEVQSNATPVTPAKPAVEKKETKAQKMERLKVEKNPWEHWDEVVAFAKEGRESVVPDWAGAYFKWWGIYTQGDGIGAVGGVGGEGKATEYFMMRVGIPNGILTSEQTRVLADLARDHGRDLADITTRQNIQYHWLTIESLPLVVDALSKVGLSPKGACGDVVRNVTGCPLTGLHKHELLDAAPLAKKVAAFLTGHPDFVNLPRKFKITVGGCPEWCNYPEINDIGLTAIERTVNGQREVGYSVRVGGGLSKEPHLAIRLNAFVKQDQAEDVCYKITEIFRDQQGSLRESRTTARLKYMFMKDGWTAETFLAEIERKLGYKLDPAPAETQPDDIYRDHTGVLPQKQAGLSSVGITVLRGRMDASQLHALADLADEYGNGDVRLTIQQNAIITNVPNEKVQALVEKINALGLHVEATNFWRGTVACTGTEFCKLAIAETKGFSRWLVDEMEERVPNFDQQLRINVTGCPNNCGQAWIADIGLEGKKVKHEGQMVDAFYFCLGGALGEHAGFARAIGYRAPATEVPVAMERLLKTYLKDRTQNENLRQYFARFSDEELRGQLAGAVVAAAERDKPSGRPPAEM, encoded by the coding sequence ATGGTAGACGAAGTCCAGAGCAACGCCACGCCCGTAACCCCAGCAAAGCCCGCCGTCGAAAAGAAAGAGACGAAGGCGCAAAAGATGGAGCGCCTCAAGGTTGAAAAGAACCCCTGGGAGCACTGGGATGAAGTCGTCGCCTTCGCCAAAGAAGGCCGTGAATCTGTCGTGCCCGACTGGGCTGGCGCTTACTTCAAGTGGTGGGGCATTTACACGCAGGGCGACGGCATCGGTGCCGTAGGCGGCGTCGGTGGCGAAGGCAAGGCCACGGAATACTTCATGATGCGCGTCGGCATCCCCAACGGCATCCTCACCAGCGAACAGACCCGCGTCCTCGCCGACCTCGCGCGTGACCACGGCCGCGATCTCGCCGACATCACCACGCGCCAGAACATCCAGTACCACTGGCTCACCATTGAGTCGCTGCCGCTCGTCGTCGACGCTCTCTCCAAGGTCGGCCTGTCGCCCAAGGGTGCCTGCGGCGACGTCGTCCGTAACGTCACTGGCTGCCCGCTCACAGGCCTGCACAAGCACGAACTCCTTGATGCCGCACCGCTCGCGAAGAAGGTAGCTGCCTTCCTCACTGGCCATCCGGACTTCGTCAACCTGCCGCGTAAGTTCAAGATTACCGTCGGCGGTTGCCCCGAATGGTGCAACTATCCGGAGATCAACGACATCGGCCTCACCGCCATCGAGCGCACCGTCAACGGCCAGCGTGAAGTCGGCTACTCCGTCCGCGTCGGCGGCGGTCTCTCCAAGGAACCGCATCTCGCCATCCGCCTGAACGCCTTCGTTAAGCAGGATCAGGCAGAAGACGTCTGCTACAAGATCACCGAAATCTTCCGCGACCAGCAAGGTAGCCTGCGCGAAAGCCGCACCACCGCGCGCCTGAAGTACATGTTCATGAAGGACGGCTGGACTGCCGAAACCTTCCTCGCGGAAATCGAGCGCAAGCTTGGCTACAAGCTGGACCCCGCACCCGCAGAAACCCAGCCCGACGACATCTACCGCGACCACACCGGCGTTCTTCCGCAGAAGCAGGCAGGCCTCTCCTCGGTGGGCATCACGGTCCTCCGTGGCCGGATGGACGCCTCCCAGCTTCACGCCCTCGCCGACCTCGCTGACGAGTACGGCAATGGAGATGTGCGCCTCACAATCCAGCAGAACGCCATTATCACCAACGTGCCAAACGAAAAAGTTCAAGCATTAGTTGAGAAAATCAATGCCCTCGGACTGCACGTCGAAGCCACCAACTTCTGGCGTGGCACCGTCGCCTGCACCGGCACGGAGTTCTGCAAACTCGCCATCGCAGAAACCAAGGGTTTCTCCCGCTGGCTCGTCGACGAGATGGAGGAGCGCGTCCCCAACTTCGACCAGCAGCTCCGCATCAACGTCACCGGCTGCCCCAACAACTGCGGCCAGGCATGGATCGCTGACATCGGCCTCGAAGGCAAGAAGGTCAAGCACGAAGGCCAGATGGTCGACGCCTTCTACTTCTGCCTCGGCGGCGCCCTCGGTGAACACGCAGGCTTCGCCCGCGCCATCGGCTACCGCGCGCCCGCAACGGAAGTTCCGGTCGCTATGGAGCGTCTGCTGAAGACGTACCTGAAGGACCGCACCCAAAACGAAAACCTCCGCCAGTACTTCGCCCGCTTCTCCGACGAAGAACTTCGTGGCCAGCTCGCAGGAGCAGTCGTCGCAGCCGCAGAACGCGACAAGCCCAGCGGTCGCCCGCCTGCAGAGATGTAA
- the cobA gene encoding uroporphyrinogen-III C-methyltransferase, producing MSAQKGTVYLVGAGPGDPDLLTLKAARLLATADVVLHDDLVPDAIVQLANPHALITSVGKRCGRPRITQAGIHELMIDSARRNLSVVRLKSGDPLVFGRAAEELNALQQANIPAEVIPGVSAVFAAGATLQLPLTDRRTASKLILISGSHAADKTNPLPMWQGPLPEDATLAIYMPGRNLKTLAEDLSAHGVPTDMPCVAISSAATPQQSAVAATLEDFGNLQPGHAPLLVLIGRAMVSMLEGKHDETADHLVKDAASALTSPSF from the coding sequence ATGAGCGCGCAAAAGGGAACGGTCTATCTCGTAGGCGCTGGCCCAGGCGACCCCGACCTGCTCACGCTGAAGGCAGCGCGCCTTCTCGCCACGGCAGACGTTGTCCTCCACGACGACCTCGTTCCCGACGCCATCGTGCAACTTGCCAATCCGCACGCACTCATCACCAGCGTCGGCAAGCGCTGCGGACGCCCTCGCATCACGCAGGCAGGCATCCACGAACTCATGATCGATTCCGCGCGCCGCAATCTCAGTGTCGTGCGTCTCAAGAGCGGCGATCCGCTCGTCTTCGGTCGCGCTGCGGAAGAGCTCAACGCCCTCCAACAAGCCAACATCCCAGCGGAAGTCATCCCCGGTGTGTCAGCAGTCTTCGCCGCAGGAGCCACGCTTCAACTCCCGCTCACAGACCGCCGCACCGCCTCCAAGCTCATCCTCATCAGCGGCTCGCACGCGGCAGACAAGACCAATCCGCTACCCATGTGGCAGGGCCCTCTGCCAGAGGACGCAACGCTTGCCATCTACATGCCAGGCCGCAACCTGAAGACGCTCGCAGAAGACCTCAGCGCTCACGGCGTCCCCACAGACATGCCCTGTGTAGCGATCTCCTCCGCAGCCACACCACAGCAATCCGCCGTCGCCGCCACACTCGAAGACTTCGGCAACCTGCAACCGGGCCACGCGCCGCTGCTCGTCCTCATCGGCCGAGCCATGGTGTCCATGCTCGAAGGCAAGCACGATGAAACCGCGGATCATCTAGTCAAAGATGCAGCTTCAGCACTCACTTCGCCATCATTCTGA
- a CDS encoding MFS transporter produces the protein MASGIVHQWRALTSPQKNAFIACFLGWALDAFDFFILTYCITAIAGDFHTTVETVTEALFWTLVMRPVGALIFGAMAEKFGRRPTLMINIISFCVFEVASGLAPTLGWLLVFRALFGIAMGGEWGVGAALAFETLPEKGRGFFSGLLQEGYVVGNLLAATVYGLVFPHLHGTGMLVNWRVMFFIGALPSILVFYIRSKVEESPAYRSGQAKAVKPTIHLGDIAHYLPTFLFLVLLMTAFTSFSHGSQDLYPTFLQKAKGFTPGRVGWVSDVGHIGALLGGITFGTLSERWGRRRSIVIAALLAIPMIYIWAFTWEPIMVAAGGFLMQFMIQGAWGIVPAHLNELSPAAVRATFPGLAYQLGNLLSSRNAKFQTALARKYFHGDLTPVLAWTVAIVAVAVALLAGLGREAKGQSMSSVEDLPA, from the coding sequence ATGGCCTCCGGAATTGTGCATCAGTGGCGTGCGCTCACGTCGCCGCAGAAGAATGCTTTCATCGCTTGCTTCCTTGGTTGGGCGCTGGACGCTTTTGATTTCTTCATCCTCACTTACTGCATTACCGCCATCGCGGGTGACTTCCACACCACCGTCGAGACTGTGACGGAAGCCCTTTTCTGGACACTCGTCATGCGCCCCGTTGGCGCTCTCATTTTTGGTGCCATGGCAGAGAAGTTTGGCCGACGCCCCACGCTGATGATCAACATCATCAGCTTCTGCGTCTTTGAAGTAGCCTCCGGCCTCGCGCCAACTCTCGGCTGGCTACTCGTCTTCCGCGCTCTCTTCGGCATCGCCATGGGCGGCGAATGGGGCGTCGGCGCAGCGCTCGCCTTTGAAACACTGCCAGAAAAAGGCCGAGGCTTCTTCTCCGGCCTGCTGCAGGAAGGCTACGTTGTCGGCAACCTGCTCGCAGCAACCGTGTACGGCCTTGTCTTCCCGCATCTTCACGGCACAGGCATGCTGGTGAACTGGCGCGTCATGTTCTTCATCGGAGCGCTGCCGTCCATCCTCGTCTTCTACATCCGCAGCAAGGTGGAAGAGTCTCCCGCCTACCGCAGCGGTCAGGCAAAAGCCGTTAAACCCACCATCCACCTGGGCGACATCGCACACTACCTGCCCACATTCCTTTTTCTCGTCCTCCTCATGACGGCCTTCACCTCCTTCAGCCACGGCTCGCAGGATCTGTATCCCACCTTCCTGCAGAAGGCAAAGGGCTTCACTCCAGGACGCGTCGGTTGGGTCAGCGACGTAGGCCACATCGGCGCTCTCCTCGGCGGCATCACCTTCGGTACGTTGTCTGAACGCTGGGGCCGACGCCGCTCCATCGTCATCGCAGCGCTTCTTGCGATCCCCATGATTTACATCTGGGCTTTCACCTGGGAACCCATCATGGTGGCCGCTGGCGGCTTCCTGATGCAGTTCATGATTCAGGGCGCCTGGGGCATCGTCCCGGCACACCTCAACGAGCTCTCGCCTGCCGCCGTTCGCGCCACCTTTCCGGGCCTGGCCTACCAGCTCGGCAACCTGCTCTCCTCGCGCAACGCCAAGTTCCAGACCGCGCTGGCGCGCAAGTACTTCCATGGCGACCTGACACCCGTCCTCGCCTGGACAGTCGCAATCGTAGCGGTTGCCGTGGCTCTCCTCGCCGGTCTTGGCAGGGAAGCCAAGGGCCAAAGCATGTCCTCCGTGGAGGACCTACCAGCCTGA
- a CDS encoding sodium:solute symporter family transporter — protein sequence MPTRLHAFDLGLIVLYLIAITLFGLRFRKPTDTSLSSYFLAARSVPWWAIALSIVSAETSTLTIISVPGIAFGGNFTFLQLVFGYMIGRLLICILFLPRYFDGELFTAYQLIDRRFGPILHKVTAGLFLLTRAAAEGVRVYAVSIVVGIAIGTNDIASIVIISMLTLAYTFEGGMAAVIWTDVVQMFLYIAGTIIALFTLGAKVDGGWATVHAVTSAAHKLQLFDFTVNLTSNYTFWAGVIGGAFLTMASHGTDQLMVQRLLAAKNLREARVSLLASGGVVFLQFTLFLVIGAGLYVFYGQHPALLIVHGSDRLFPAFIVQQMPTGVAGLLIAAILAAAMSNLSAALNSLSSTTIVDFYMKLNPNASDTKRNLLSRTATLLWAVVLVAIAIYSVKVGGKGHVVEMGLSIASVAYGALLGVFLLGTLTRYATQFGATVGMIAGFAFNLALYLPKILPVPPIHIGGFSLSDIAFTWYVLLGSVVTFVVGSLFSLMGKPRAKAVAAVLVMVVFGTASMRAQSADFSEIDTLMAQALKDKLLPGGVVAIGSNGRVVYEKVYGNRAEDPAIEAMTEDTIFDMASLSKCMSTSVAIMQLYEQGKLQFDDPVVKYLPEFASNGKSSVTIRELLTHYSGLREDVSLKDAWSGKAEGVKRAMESDLYGPPGKTFKYSDINFITLGAIVEKISGEPLDVYAAKHIFSPLKMTETGYFTPHCPHLYWEPAPVTCPAVSSAAMRARIAPTAHNDDKPMDDDRMLRGEVHDPTTRRMGGVAGHAGVFSTVHDTSLFAQALLDRLAGRPSNFPLKQETLRLMCQPEQPTGAKGLRGFGWDIDSPYSRPRGTIYPVGSFGHTGFTGTSVWMDPRSDSYVILLANAVHPRGRKPITPLRGTIATAAAKALGLDKPLLGKATLTGIDVLEQTNFQALHALAAKTPGHLRIGLLTNNTGLNRSGKRTIDVLYAQRGNGIELTTLFAPEHGILGAEDHEGLGNAVDAATHLPVISLYGAKLADRYPKVEDLQKLDAVLIDLQDVPARFYTYETEMGYVMESAAKAGTQVVVLDRPAITSGVQVVGPVADAGVQSYVDYMQEPMSLGLTMGELAGFFNGEKQLGVKLSVVKMQNWQRGVWYDQTGLPWVNPSPNLQSMSAATLYTGIAFAEYTNLSVGRGTDAAFEQVGAAWIASDAEAKKLADTLNARAMTGVTFAPVTFTPAKPYPFAGQAIHGVRATATDRTRLDAPAMGAELLAAVHAQYPTQLLLAKAQGLVLNSATMQALAAGKDPHDIVAAWEPELWKFREARQKYLLYSYLPE from the coding sequence ATGCCGACGCGGCTTCATGCCTTCGACCTTGGACTGATTGTCCTTTATCTGATTGCGATCACCCTGTTTGGCCTGCGCTTTCGCAAGCCCACAGACACATCGCTGTCGTCGTACTTCCTTGCCGCGCGCAGCGTACCGTGGTGGGCCATTGCGCTGTCCATCGTGTCGGCTGAAACCAGTACGCTGACGATCATCAGCGTGCCGGGCATTGCCTTTGGCGGCAATTTCACCTTTCTGCAGCTTGTCTTCGGCTACATGATCGGCAGACTGCTGATCTGCATCCTTTTTCTCCCGCGCTACTTCGATGGCGAGTTGTTCACCGCGTATCAGCTTATCGATCGTCGCTTTGGCCCAATACTGCATAAGGTCACTGCTGGTTTGTTCCTGTTGACGCGTGCTGCAGCGGAAGGCGTGCGCGTCTATGCGGTCAGCATTGTGGTGGGCATTGCGATTGGCACGAATGACATTGCCAGCATTGTCATCATCAGCATGTTGACGTTGGCTTATACGTTTGAAGGCGGCATGGCGGCGGTGATTTGGACCGATGTCGTGCAGATGTTCCTATACATCGCAGGAACCATCATTGCTCTGTTCACGCTGGGTGCAAAGGTCGATGGCGGATGGGCAACGGTGCATGCCGTTACCAGCGCGGCGCACAAGTTGCAACTGTTCGACTTCACCGTAAACCTGACCTCGAATTACACATTCTGGGCCGGTGTGATTGGCGGCGCATTCCTGACCATGGCTTCGCATGGCACCGATCAGTTGATGGTGCAGCGTCTGCTGGCTGCGAAGAACCTGCGTGAGGCACGAGTCTCGCTGTTGGCCAGCGGTGGCGTTGTCTTCCTGCAGTTCACTCTGTTCCTGGTGATTGGCGCGGGGTTGTACGTGTTCTATGGACAGCATCCGGCGTTGCTTATAGTGCATGGTTCGGATCGCCTCTTCCCTGCGTTCATCGTGCAGCAGATGCCAACTGGCGTTGCAGGATTGCTGATCGCGGCGATTCTTGCGGCAGCGATGTCTAACCTTTCCGCAGCATTGAATTCCCTGTCTTCAACGACCATCGTGGACTTCTACATGAAGCTGAATCCCAATGCGTCTGACACGAAGCGTAATCTGCTGTCACGTACAGCAACGCTGCTATGGGCAGTTGTACTGGTTGCCATTGCTATCTATTCGGTAAAGGTAGGAGGCAAAGGACACGTTGTGGAGATGGGGTTGTCCATTGCGTCGGTTGCGTATGGTGCGTTGCTGGGTGTGTTCCTGCTGGGAACGCTGACTCGCTATGCGACACAGTTTGGCGCAACCGTCGGTATGATTGCGGGCTTCGCCTTCAACCTGGCTCTGTATCTGCCAAAGATCCTTCCTGTTCCCCCTATTCATATCGGAGGTTTCTCTCTGTCTGACATTGCGTTCACCTGGTATGTGTTGCTTGGCTCCGTTGTGACGTTTGTGGTTGGCTCGCTGTTCAGTCTTATGGGCAAGCCGCGTGCGAAGGCTGTTGCTGCGGTATTGGTGATGGTCGTATTTGGCACTGCATCGATGCGTGCGCAGAGTGCCGACTTCTCCGAGATCGATACGCTGATGGCGCAGGCGCTGAAGGACAAGCTGTTGCCTGGTGGCGTTGTCGCCATTGGTAGCAATGGACGCGTCGTCTATGAGAAGGTTTATGGCAATCGTGCGGAAGATCCGGCGATTGAGGCGATGACGGAAGACACCATCTTCGATATGGCGTCGCTGTCCAAGTGCATGTCCACTTCCGTTGCCATCATGCAGTTGTATGAACAGGGCAAGCTGCAGTTCGATGATCCGGTGGTGAAGTATCTGCCGGAGTTTGCGTCCAATGGCAAGAGCAGTGTGACAATCCGTGAGTTGCTGACGCACTACAGCGGATTGCGTGAAGATGTGTCGCTGAAGGATGCGTGGAGCGGCAAGGCTGAAGGCGTGAAGCGCGCGATGGAATCGGACCTTTACGGACCTCCGGGAAAGACCTTCAAGTACTCCGACATCAACTTCATCACTCTTGGCGCGATTGTGGAGAAGATCAGCGGTGAACCGCTTGATGTCTACGCAGCGAAGCATATTTTTTCGCCGTTGAAGATGACGGAGACGGGATACTTCACCCCCCACTGCCCTCACCTGTACTGGGAACCAGCCCCTGTTACGTGCCCTGCCGTGTCAAGTGCGGCAATGCGTGCACGCATTGCACCCACAGCCCATAACGACGACAAGCCCATGGATGACGACCGTATGTTGCGGGGTGAGGTGCATGACCCTACGACTCGGCGCATGGGTGGTGTCGCCGGTCATGCTGGTGTATTCTCCACGGTGCATGACACCAGCCTGTTCGCGCAGGCTCTGCTGGATCGGCTGGCGGGACGTCCGAGCAACTTCCCCCTGAAGCAGGAGACGCTGCGGCTGATGTGCCAGCCCGAGCAGCCTACGGGTGCGAAGGGGCTGCGTGGCTTTGGATGGGATATCGACTCGCCCTACTCGCGTCCGCGAGGCACGATCTATCCGGTGGGCAGCTTCGGGCATACAGGCTTCACTGGCACTTCGGTGTGGATGGACCCGCGTAGTGACAGCTATGTGATCCTGCTGGCGAATGCGGTGCATCCGCGTGGGCGCAAGCCGATTACGCCGCTGCGTGGCACGATTGCTACGGCCGCGGCGAAGGCACTGGGATTGGACAAGCCGTTGCTGGGTAAGGCAACACTCACTGGTATTGACGTGCTGGAGCAGACCAACTTCCAGGCGTTGCATGCACTGGCTGCCAAGACACCGGGACATCTGCGCATTGGACTGCTGACCAATAACACCGGCCTGAACCGCAGCGGTAAGCGCACCATTGACGTGCTGTATGCGCAGCGCGGCAATGGGATTGAGCTGACCACGCTGTTCGCGCCTGAGCATGGGATTCTGGGCGCTGAGGACCATGAGGGTCTGGGCAATGCCGTGGATGCAGCAACACATCTACCCGTGATCTCTCTGTATGGGGCGAAGCTAGCCGACCGCTATCCGAAGGTGGAAGACCTGCAGAAGCTGGATGCGGTGCTCATTGACCTGCAGGATGTTCCGGCGCGCTTCTATACCTACGAGACCGAGATGGGTTACGTGATGGAGTCGGCGGCCAAGGCTGGCACGCAGGTTGTGGTGCTGGATCGGCCAGCGATCACGAGCGGTGTGCAGGTTGTTGGGCCGGTTGCCGATGCGGGCGTGCAGAGCTATGTCGACTACATGCAGGAACCCATGTCGCTCGGGCTGACGATGGGTGAGCTTGCAGGGTTCTTCAATGGGGAGAAACAGCTTGGCGTGAAGCTGAGCGTGGTGAAGATGCAGAACTGGCAACGCGGTGTTTGGTATGACCAGACCGGTTTGCCGTGGGTGAATCCTTCACCCAATCTGCAGAGTATGAGTGCGGCTACGCTTTACACCGGCATTGCGTTTGCCGAGTACACAAACCTTTCTGTTGGCCGCGGAACGGATGCGGCGTTTGAGCAGGTTGGCGCTGCGTGGATTGCTTCCGATGCGGAGGCGAAGAAGCTGGCTGACACGCTGAACGCTCGTGCGATGACGGGTGTGACGTTTGCACCGGTGACGTTCACTCCGGCGAAGCCTTATCCGTTTGCCGGACAGGCGATTCATGGCGTCCGTGCGACCGCTACCGATCGGACACGGCTTGATGCACCTGCGATGGGCGCGGAGTTGCTGGCCGCAGTTCATGCGCAATATCCGACGCAACTGCTGTTGGCGAAGGCACAAGGCCTGGTGCTGAATAGTGCGACGATGCAGGCGCTTGCTGCCGGGAAAGATCCGCATGACATTGTGGCAGCGTGGGAACCGGAGCTTTGGAAATTCCGCGAGGCGCGACAGAAGTATCTGCTCTACAGCTACCTACCGGAGTAA
- a CDS encoding precorrin-2 dehydrogenase/sirohydrochlorin ferrochelatase family protein, with translation MSLFPIFLKLTNRPCLVVGAGSIAEGKIQSLLDAEAQITVIATRASAKVQQQAEAGEITLHLREFQDSDLDDMYLAVAGSDVPEVNRAVFAGAQSRDILVNAVDDPPYCDFFFPSIVRRGDLQIAISTAGESPAYAMQLRKALNEALPHDIGPWLEELGRLRREVLQMEPLGEPRKQLLHQLAQREVCGAEACPSRQIAKRHAREHYPERNPAEVSR, from the coding sequence ATGTCACTCTTCCCAATCTTCCTGAAACTCACCAATCGCCCATGCCTCGTCGTCGGCGCAGGATCCATTGCGGAAGGCAAAATCCAATCACTGCTCGACGCCGAAGCGCAGATCACCGTAATCGCCACACGCGCGTCAGCCAAGGTCCAGCAACAAGCCGAAGCAGGAGAAATCACCCTCCACCTTCGCGAGTTTCAGGACAGCGATCTGGACGACATGTACCTCGCCGTAGCCGGATCCGACGTTCCTGAAGTCAACCGCGCAGTCTTCGCCGGAGCACAGTCCCGCGACATACTCGTCAACGCGGTCGACGACCCACCTTACTGCGACTTCTTCTTCCCATCCATCGTCCGCCGTGGCGACCTTCAGATCGCCATCTCCACCGCAGGCGAAAGCCCCGCGTATGCCATGCAGCTTCGCAAAGCGTTGAATGAAGCGCTGCCGCATGACATTGGCCCCTGGCTGGAAGAACTCGGACGCCTCCGTCGCGAAGTCCTCCAGATGGAACCCCTCGGCGAGCCGCGCAAACAACTCCTGCACCAGCTCGCCCAGCGCGAAGTCTGTGGAGCCGAAGCCTGCCCCTCTCGCCAGATCGCGAAACGACACGCCCGCGAACACTATCCCGAGCGGAATCCTGCGGAGGTATCTCGATGA
- the phoU gene encoding phosphate signaling complex protein PhoU translates to MPRIHFQQQLAMLKDKLLAMAALSQQALELSVEAYLQRDTGLCVHVYDIEQAINAAERGVDEMAYELLAKEQPMAMDLRFLMAVIKINGDLERVGDQAAAIVKRCAELQKTNPDAGPENLPGHLAAMGALSVKMIRRAIRSLLEGDPVLAEKVLTMDDEMDRLNRETQAALRDEMARRPEITENALNSIIVARNLERSADHATNIAEDVIFWVRGSDVRHNDIAAAAAQ, encoded by the coding sequence GTGCCACGTATCCATTTCCAGCAACAACTCGCCATGCTCAAAGACAAGCTGCTCGCTATGGCAGCCCTTTCGCAGCAGGCGCTGGAACTGTCCGTCGAGGCGTATCTGCAGCGCGACACAGGCCTCTGCGTCCATGTCTACGATATCGAGCAGGCCATCAACGCCGCCGAGCGTGGTGTCGACGAAATGGCCTACGAGCTCCTCGCCAAGGAACAACCCATGGCAATGGACCTCCGTTTCCTTATGGCCGTCATCAAAATTAATGGCGACTTGGAACGAGTAGGCGATCAGGCTGCCGCAATCGTCAAACGTTGTGCAGAGCTGCAAAAGACGAACCCTGACGCAGGCCCCGAAAACCTGCCTGGCCATCTCGCAGCCATGGGCGCGCTCTCCGTCAAAATGATCCGCCGCGCCATCCGTTCCTTGCTCGAAGGCGATCCCGTCCTCGCAGAAAAAGTCCTCACCATGGACGACGAGATGGACCGTCTCAACCGCGAAACGCAGGCCGCCCTCCGCGATGAGATGGCCCGCCGGCCGGAAATTACAGAAAACGCACTCAACTCCATCATCGTGGCGCGCAACCTCGAACGCAGTGCAGACCACGCCACCAACATCGCCGAAGACGTCATTTTCTGGGTGCGCGGTTCTGACGTACGCCACAACGACATTGCCGCAGCCGCGGCGCAGTAG